Genomic DNA from Frondihabitans sp. PAMC 28766:
TCGCCTACGAGGTGTACGAGCAGGCGTTCGCGACCGAGCGTGCCAAGGGCCTCCTCGCCGAGGGCGGCAACAAGCAGCGCCCGCTGTGGGCCTCGACCGGCGTCAAAGACCCCAACGTGCTCGACACCACCTACGTGGTCGAGCTCGTCGCCCCCGAGGTCGTCAACACGATGCCCGAGAAGACGCTCGACGCGACCTTCGACCACGGCGTCATCACCGGCGACACGATCACCGGATCGTACGCGGCCGCCAACAAGGTGATGGACGACATCGCCGCTCAGGGCATCTCGTACGACGACGTCGTGGCCGTGCTCGAATCCGAGGGCGTCGACAAGTTCATCGTCTCCTGGAACGAGCTGCTCGACACCGTGACGGCCGCTCTGGACGCCGCTAAGTGACAGTAGCCATCACCGCGTCGGGCGATGCTGCGACTGCAGTCGAGTCCGTCGTCCCGACGCTGGTGCGCGACCTCGTCGCGTCCGGCATCACGGGTCTGGACCCCGCTCTGTGGGGCCCGGAGGCCGAAGAAGAGGCGTCCAAACGCCTGGGGTGGACGGAGGCCGTCTCGGTCTCCGCCCCCCTGGTGGCGCAGATCGCCGAGCTTCGTAAGAAGCTGCACAAAAAGCACCTGACGCACTTCGTGCTCGCCGGCATGGGCGGCTCGTCGCTCGCGCCCGAGGTCATCACTCGCACCGCCGGTGTCGAGCTGACCGTCCTCGACGCGACCGAGCCGGGCCAGGTGCTCGCCGCTCTGAACGACGACCTGAAGCACACCGTGCTCATCGTCTCGTCCAAGTCGGGCTCGACCGTCGAGACGGCGAGCCAGCGGGCGACGTTCGAGAAGGCCTTCCACGATGCCGGCTACACCGACATCGCCGACCGCATCGTCGTCGTCACCGACCCCGGTTCGCCGCTCGAGCAGTCTGCTCGCGAGGCGGGCTACGTCGTCTTCACCGCCGACCCGGCGATCGGAGGGCGCTACTCGGCCCTCTCGGCCTTCGGGCTCGTCCCGTCGGGCCTCGCGGGGGCCGACATCGAAGAGTTGCTGGCCGAGGCTGGCGCCGTGACGGTCGAGCTGTCGCAGGATCGCCCGGACAACCCGGGCCTCGTGCTCGGGGCCGTCCTGGCCGGCACGAGCCCGTTGCGCGACAAGATCGGCCTCGTGGCCGACGGCACGCACATCCAGGGCTTCCCCGACTGGGCCGAGCAGCTGATCGCCGAGTCGACCGGCAAGCAGGGCCGCGGGCTCCTGCCCGTCGTGCTCGACCTCGACTCGCCCGAGATCACCGAGGGTCTGCACGACGTGCAGATCGTCCGGTTCGTCGCCAACACTGAGGAGACCCGCGAGGTCGCCCCCGGCGAGGTCGAGATCTCCGGATCCCTCGGGGCCCAGTTCATGGTGTGGGAGTACGCGGTGGCCGTGGCCGGTCGCCTTCTCGGCATCAACCCGTTCGATCAGCCCGATGTCGAGTCGGCCAAGGCGGCGACGCGGGCTCTGCTCGACTCCGCCCCCGCGCCGACGCCCGCCGCGTTCACGGCGAACGGCGTCGAGGTGCGCTCGCGCGGCGGAATCGACCTCGGCGATGGTCTCGACGACGCCGTGGCCGGTCTGCTGAAGCACCTGACCGACGACGGCTACCTGGCGATCCAGGCCTACGTCGACCGTGTTGCGAACCCTGCCTTGGCCGAGCTGCGCGACATCCTGGCGACCCGCACCGAGCGGCCCGTCACCTTCGGCTGGGGCCCGCGCTTCCTGCACTCCACCGGGCAGTACCACAAGGGCGGGCCGGCCACCGGCGTGTTCCTGCAGATCACACAGGTGCCCGAGACCGATCTGCCCATTCCCGGCAGTTCGTTCACCTTCGGCACCCTCGTCGCGGCTCAGGCCGCCGGTGACGCCGCCGTCCTGGCCGAGCACGGCCGGCCGGTGCTGACGCTCACCGTCACCGACGTGGCGGCGGCTCTGCCGGCGCTTCTCGGCGCACTCCGCTGATGGGCGGTCGGGCGCGGGGTCGAGTCGATCCTGCGCCCGCTCTCGACCCTGACCGCTTCATGACGCAAGGAATCGGATAACACATGGCACCGGTGGAAATCACGCCGGAGTACAACCCTCTGCGGTTGCCCTCCGACCGACGACTCAACCGCATCGCCGGCCCGTCGAGCCTCATCATCTTCGGCGTGACAGGCGACCTGTCGCGCAAGAAGGTCATGCCGGCGATCTACGACCTGGCCAACCGCGGTCTCCTGCCCCCGGGCTTCGCCCTCGTCGGCTTCGCCCGGCGCGAGTGGGAGGACCAGGACTTCGAGCAGGTCGTCTACGAGGCCGTCAAGCAGCACGCGCGCACGCCTTTCGACGAGGACGTGTGGCGCCAGCTCAAAGAGGGCATCCGCTTCGTGCAGGGCGACTTCGACGATGCGGAGGCCTTTCAGCTGCTCAAGAAGACCATCGACGAACTCGACGTCGAGCGCGGCACGATGGGCAACCACGCCTTCTACCTCTCGATCCCGCCGAAGTTCTTCCCGCTCGTCACCGAGCAGCTGCGGGACTCCGGTCTCGCCGACGACACCGTCGACATCCACGGCGAGAAACCCTGGCGACGCGTCGTCATCGAGAAGCCCTTCGGGAGCGACCTCGAGACGGCTCGCGAACTGAACGCGGTCGTCGAGACGGTGTTCGAGCCCGACTCGGTCTTCCGCATCGACCACTACCTCGGCAAGGAGACGGTTCAGAACCTGCTGACGCTCCGTTTCGCCAACCAGATGTACGAGCCGCTGTGGAACAGCAACTACGTCGACCACGTGCAGATCACCATGGCCGAGGACATCGGCGTGGCCGGTCGTGCCGGCTACTACGACGGCATCGGCGCTGCTCGCGACGTCATCCAGAACCACCTCCTGCAGCTGCTGGCGCTCACCGCGATGGAAGAGCCCGTCAGCTTCAAAGCGCGCGACCTTCGCGCCGAGAAAGAGAAGGTGCTCTCGGCTGTCACCATCCCCGCCGACCTCGCCGAGGGCACCGCCCGCGGGCAGTACTCCGGCGGTTGGCAGGGCGGCGAGAAGGTGCTCGGCTTCTTGGAGGAGGCTGGGATGAACCCCGAGTCGGTCACCGAGACCTACGCAGCGATCAGGCTCGAGATCGCCACGCGCCGCTGGTCGGGCGTGCCGTTCTATCTGCGCGCCGGCAAGCGCCTCGGCCGCCGCGTCACCGAGATCGCAGTCGTCTTCAAGCGCGTGCCCGAGAACGTCTTCGGCCTCGGCGACGGCGCCGAGCTGGGGCAGAACGCCCTCGTGATCCGCGTGCAGCCCGACGAGGGTGTCACCCTCCGCTTCGGCTCGAAGGTGCCCGGCATCGGCACTCAGGTTCGCGACGTCACGATGGACTTCGGCTACGGCCACGCGTTCACCGAGGCCAGCCCGGAGGCCTACGAGCGGCTCATCCTCGATGTCCTGCTCGGCGACCCTCCGCTCTTCCCCCGCCACGAGGAGGTCGAGCTGTCGTGGAAGATCCTCGACCCGATCGAGCGCTTCTGGGCCGCCCAGGGGCAGCCCGAGCAGTACCGTCCCGGCACCTGGGGCCCCCACAGTGCCGATGAACTCATGGCCCGCGACGGCCGTACCTGGAGGCGTCCGTGATCGTCGATCTGCCCGACAGCACCATCAGCCGAGTCTCAAAGGCTCTGGTCAAGATCCGCGAAGAGGGCGGTGTCGTCGCCCTCGGTCGCGTGCTGACCCTCGTCATCTCGACGACCCTGGGCCACGAAGAGGAGGCGATCGAGGCCGCCAACGAGGCGTCTCGCGAGCACCCGATGCGGGTCATCGTGATCTCGACCGCCGATGAGATTTTGTCCGCCGAAGAGCCCCGGCTCGACGCGCAGATCCGCGTGGGCGGCGATGCCGGCGCGAGCGAGGTCATCCTGCTGCGCGCTTATGGCGACATCGCCCGCGACGAGGAGGGGCTCGTCACAGGCCTCCTGCTGCCCGACGCCCCCGTCGTCGCGTGGTGGCCCGGCAAGGCGCCCGCGGTCGTCTCGGAGTCGCCTCTCGGCCGAATCGCGCAGCGCAGGATCACCGACGCGGCCGCTCAGAGCAACCCGCGTCAGTCGATCATCGACCTGGCCTCGACCTACGAGCCGGGCGACACGGACTTCGCCTGGACGCGGCTCACCCTCTGGCGCACGCAGCTGGCGGCGGCTCTCGACCAGCCGCCGTACGAGCCGGTCACCGCGGTCGAGGTGTCCGGCGCCGCCGACTCCCCCTCGACGCTGCTGCTGGCCGCCTGGCTGCGTCTGCAGCTCGAGGTGCCCGTCAAGCACGAGCTCACGTCGCGCGCGACCGGCTCGAGTGGCATCCACGGCGTGAAGCTCGTGCGAGCATCCGGGCCGATCGAGCTCGAGCGCTCGCTCGTCGACGTCGCCACGCTCTCGCAGCCCGAACAGCCGACGCACGACCTGTCGCTGCCACGCCGCGGCCTGCGCGACTGCCTGGCCGAAGAACTCCGTAGACTCGACCCTGACTCGCTCTTCGGCAATGTCGTCAAGAGCGGCGTCGCCCTGCTCCGTGCTGACCAGCCGTGACGCAGACCCAGGCGACATCTGTTTGACGCAGTTCGACCTGTCATCCTGACAGGTCACGACAGTAATAGAGGCTACTGAGACGTGACGAATGAACGCCGGGTGCTGGTTCACCCCGACAAGCAATCCCTGGGGGCCTCGGTCGCCGCTCGCTTCATCACGAAGATCATCGACGTCATCGAAGAGCAGGATTACGCGTCCGTCGTGCTCAGCGGCGGTTCGGTCAGCACCCTGGTGCTCGCCGCGATCAACCGGTCAGAGGCGCGTGACAGCGTCGACTGGTCGAAGGTGTCGTTCTGGTGGGCCGACGAGCGCTTCGTCGCCGCAGACTCGGACGACCGCAACGATCGCCAGAACGGCGTCGACCTGCTCGACCACATCGGCGTCCTGCCCGAGAACGTCCACCGCATGGCGAATACCGACGACGCTGCCGACCTCGCCGAGGCGGCCTCGCAGTACGTCGCCACGCTGAAGGAGCACGCTCAGGCCGACGACGAGTCGCCTCGTTTCGACATCACGCTGCTCGGTGTCGGGCCCGACGGTCACGTCGCCTCGCTCTTCCCCGACAAGCCGCAGGTGCTGCAGACGTCGCCCACTGTGCTGACCATCGATGACTCCCCCAAGCCGCCGCCCGAGCGCCTGACCCTCAGCCTGCCGGCGATCAACAACTCGCAGCGCGTCTGGATGATCCTCGCCGGTGCCGAGAAAGCGGCCTCGCTCGGCCTCGCTCTCGCGGGCGCCGGTGCCGACCAGGTGCCTGTCGCCGGGGTCAAGGGTCGCAAGCGGACGGTCTTCTTCGTCGACCGGGACGCTGCGGCCGAGGTGCCCGAACAGCTCATCGCCTCGACCTACTAGATCGACGACGACGAAGGCCCCGAACATTCGTTCGGGGCCTTCGTCGTTGGTGTGCTGCCGCCTACTTCTTCGCCGGGGTCGGGATCTTGCCGCGACGCTGACGAAGCTGCTGAAGGGCTTCGTCGAGGAGCTGAGCAGCCTCTTCTTCGGTGCGACGCTCTTTCACGTACGCGAGGTGGGTCTTGTACGGCTCGAGCTTGGCGACGACCGGGGGGTTGTCTTTGTCACGCCCGGCAGGAAGGCCGGTGGACGGCGAGTCGACCGTCTCGGGAATCTCCTCTTCGGGCACGTTCGCCGCGAAGTGTCGCACGACCTCGTTGCCCAGGGCATCCCAGTAGGAGACGGTGATTCGCTCGGCGTGGAACCCCCGATCCTGCTCGCCCATGGGGCCTGCGCCGACGCGAGAACCCCTGATTGCACTGCCGCCTGATGCCATTACGATCCCGCCGTGAACTTGGTGATGAGCCCCAGGACCACGATGGAAGCGAACCACACGAGGCCGAGGATGACTGTGATGCGATTGAGGTTCCGCTCAGCAACACCGGACGCGCCGAGGTTGCTGGTCACCCCGCCGCCGAACATGTCGGAGAGCCCGCCACCGCGACCGCGGTGCAGCAGGATGAGAAGCGTCAGCAGAAGGCTCGTGATACCGAGCACGACATACAAGACGGTTTGGAGAATTTGCACGGAAAACCTTTCGAGCGTTTCGGGCCGCTAACGATTATAACCGGGCGGAGGCGAAATGCCGCGCCCGGCACCGTCGGGTCTAGACGCCGACGTGGTTCTGGTAGCGGACGATGCTCGCGAACTCGGTGATGTCGAGGCTCGCGCCGCCGACGAGAGCGCCGTCGACATTGGGCTCGCGCATGAACGACGCGACGTTGCCCGACTTGACCGAGCCGCCGTACAGGATGCGGGTCGCCGCGGCCTGGTCGGCCCCCAGCTTCTCGGTGAGCGTGTCGCGGAGGGCCGCGCAGACCTGCTCGGCCTGGTCGGGCGTCGCCGCCTGGCCGGAGCCGATCGCCCACACCGGCTCGTAGGCCACGACGATCTCGCCGCCGGCCGGAAGCCACTCGAGGGCAGCGCCGAGTTGAGCGACGGGAACGGCGCTCGGGCCGTGCTTCTCGAGGTCTTCGGCCGTCTCGCCGACGCAGATCACGGGAATGAGGCCGTTGCGATGCGCAGCCGTTACCTTCGCCGCGACGACCTCGTCGGTCTCGCCGTGGACGATGCGGCGCTCGGAGTGGCCGACGATGACGTACTTCACGTCGAGCCTGGCGAGGAACGCCCCGGAGATGTCGCCGGTGAAGGCGCCATCGTCGTTGTCCGACAGGTCTTGCGCCCCCAGCTCCAGCTCGAGTTTGTCCGCGTCGATCAGCGTCTGCACACTGCGGAGGTCGGTGAACGGCGGAAGATCGCCGCCTCCACGTCTCCGAAGTTGTGCTTGGCGTCTTTGAGACTCCAGGCGAGCTTCTGGACGAAGGCGATCGACTGCAGGTGGTCGAGGTTCATCTTCCAGTTGCCGGCGATGAACGGGCGTCGTGCGGTTACCATCCGAGGACCTCCAGGCCTGGCAGCTTCTTGCCCTCGAGGAACTCGAGGCTGGCGCCACCTCCGGTGGAGATGTGCCCGAACTGGTCGTCGGTGAAGCCGAGGGCGCGAACGGCCGAGGCCGAGTCGCCTCCCCCGACGACGCCGAGACCGTCCACGTGTGTCAGTGCCTCGGCGACCGTCCTGGTGCCGGCGGCGAAGGCCGGGAACTCGAACACGCCCATGGGGCCGTTCCAGAACACGGTCTTCGACGACGCGACGATGTCCGCGAACGCGGCCGCCGTGTCGGGACCGATGTCGAGGCCGATGCCGGCATCGCCGAACGTCGTCGAGTCGATGGCGTCGGCAGCCACCGTCTCGTGGTCGGCGTCGGCCGCGAAGCCGGATGCCACGACCACGTCGGTGGGCAGCACGAGGCGGATGCCCTTCGACTCGGCCTCGGCGATGTAGCCGCGCACGCGATCGAGCTGGTCCGCCTCGAGCAGGCTCTTGCCGACCGCATGGCCCTGGGCCGCGAGGAAGGTGAAGAGCATGCCGCCGCCGATGAGCAGGTTGTCGACCCGCGGCAGCAGATGCTCGATGACACCGAGCTTGTCGGAGACCTTCGAGCCTCCGAGCACGACCGTGTAGGGGCGCTCGGGCGTCTCGGTGAGGCGGTCGAGCACACCGAGCTCGGTCTCGATCAGCGAGCCCGCCGCGCTGGGCAGCAGCTGCGGCAGGTCGTAGACGCTGGCCTGCTTGCGGTGCACGACGCCGAAGCCGTCCGAGACGAACACGTCGCCGAACGCGGCGAGCTCGCGAGCGAAGGCCTGGCGCTCCTCATCGCTCTTCGAGGTCTCGGCGGCCTGGTACCTGAGGTTCTCGAGCACCAGGATCTCGCCGTCGGCGAGTGCCTCGACGGCGGAAGCCGTCTCGGTGCCGGTCGTCGACGGGGCGAACGCCACGGGGGTGCCGAGGAGTTCGCCCAGTCGCAGAGCGACGGGAGCCAAGCTGTATTCGGGCTTGGGCTCGCCGTCGGGGCGGCCGAGGTGCGAGATGACGACGACGCGGGCGCCGGCGCCGATCAGGGTGCGGAGGGTGCCCAGGGAAGCGCGCACGCGGCCGTCGTCGGTGATCACGCCGTCTTTCAACGGCACGTTCAAGTCGCAGCGGACGATGACGCGCTTGCCGGCGAGTTCGCCGAGGGACTCGAGGGTGCGGAGAGCCATGAGTTGCTGCCTATCGATTCGTGCGTTCGGTACGTAGCCCGTCGTGTGTCGGCACTAGAGCTTGGCTGCGACGTACTCGGCGAGGTCGACGAGGCGGTTCGAGTAGCCCCACTCGTTGTCGTACCACGAGGTGATCTTGACGAGGTTGCCGATGACCTTGGTCAGGCCAGAGTCGTAGATCGACGAGTGCGGGTCGGTGCGGATGTCGCTCGACACCAGCGGGTCTTCCGAGTAGAGCAGGATGCCCTTGAGGTCGCCCTCGGCAGCCGCCTTGTAGGCCGCGTTGATCTGCTCGACCGTGACGGGTGTGCTCGTCTCGAGCGTGACGTCGGTGATC
This window encodes:
- the secG gene encoding preprotein translocase subunit SecG, encoding MQILQTVLYVVLGITSLLLTLLILLHRGRGGGLSDMFGGGVTSNLGASGVAERNLNRITVILGLVWFASIVVLGLITKFTAGS
- a CDS encoding glucose-6-phosphate isomerase; translated protein: MTVAITASGDAATAVESVVPTLVRDLVASGITGLDPALWGPEAEEEASKRLGWTEAVSVSAPLVAQIAELRKKLHKKHLTHFVLAGMGGSSLAPEVITRTAGVELTVLDATEPGQVLAALNDDLKHTVLIVSSKSGSTVETASQRATFEKAFHDAGYTDIADRIVVVTDPGSPLEQSAREAGYVVFTADPAIGGRYSALSAFGLVPSGLAGADIEELLAEAGAVTVELSQDRPDNPGLVLGAVLAGTSPLRDKIGLVADGTHIQGFPDWAEQLIAESTGKQGRGLLPVVLDLDSPEITEGLHDVQIVRFVANTEETREVAPGEVEISGSLGAQFMVWEYAVAVAGRLLGINPFDQPDVESAKAATRALLDSAPAPTPAAFTANGVEVRSRGGIDLGDGLDDAVAGLLKHLTDDGYLAIQAYVDRVANPALAELRDILATRTERPVTFGWGPRFLHSTGQYHKGGPATGVFLQITQVPETDLPIPGSSFTFGTLVAAQAAGDAAVLAEHGRPVLTLTVTDVAAALPALLGALR
- a CDS encoding RNA polymerase-binding protein RbpA, which translates into the protein MASGGSAIRGSRVGAGPMGEQDRGFHAERITVSYWDALGNEVVRHFAANVPEEEIPETVDSPSTGLPAGRDKDNPPVVAKLEPYKTHLAYVKERRTEEEAAQLLDEALQQLRQRRGKIPTPAKK
- the pgl gene encoding 6-phosphogluconolactonase, translating into MTNERRVLVHPDKQSLGASVAARFITKIIDVIEEQDYASVVLSGGSVSTLVLAAINRSEARDSVDWSKVSFWWADERFVAADSDDRNDRQNGVDLLDHIGVLPENVHRMANTDDAADLAEAASQYVATLKEHAQADDESPRFDITLLGVGPDGHVASLFPDKPQVLQTSPTVLTIDDSPKPPPERLTLSLPAINNSQRVWMILAGAEKAASLGLALAGAGADQVPVAGVKGRKRTVFFVDRDAAAEVPEQLIASTY
- the pgk gene encoding phosphoglycerate kinase is translated as MALRTLESLGELAGKRVIVRCDLNVPLKDGVITDDGRVRASLGTLRTLIGAGARVVVISHLGRPDGEPKPEYSLAPVALRLGELLGTPVAFAPSTTGTETASAVEALADGEILVLENLRYQAAETSKSDEERQAFARELAAFGDVFVSDGFGVVHRKQASVYDLPQLLPSAAGSLIETELGVLDRLTETPERPYTVVLGGSKVSDKLGVIEHLLPRVDNLLIGGGMLFTFLAAQGHAVGKSLLEADQLDRVRGYIAEAESKGIRLVLPTDVVVASGFAADADHETVAADAIDSTTFGDAGIGLDIGPDTAAAFADIVASSKTVFWNGPMGVFEFPAFAAGTRTVAEALTHVDGLGVVGGGDSASAVRALGFTDDQFGHISTGGGASLEFLEGKKLPGLEVLGW
- a CDS encoding glucose-6-phosphate dehydrogenase assembly protein OpcA: MIVDLPDSTISRVSKALVKIREEGGVVALGRVLTLVISTTLGHEEEAIEAANEASREHPMRVIVISTADEILSAEEPRLDAQIRVGGDAGASEVILLRAYGDIARDEEGLVTGLLLPDAPVVAWWPGKAPAVVSESPLGRIAQRRITDAAAQSNPRQSIIDLASTYEPGDTDFAWTRLTLWRTQLAAALDQPPYEPVTAVEVSGAADSPSTLLLAAWLRLQLEVPVKHELTSRATGSSGIHGVKLVRASGPIELERSLVDVATLSQPEQPTHDLSLPRRGLRDCLAEELRRLDPDSLFGNVVKSGVALLRADQP
- the zwf gene encoding glucose-6-phosphate dehydrogenase; this translates as MAPVEITPEYNPLRLPSDRRLNRIAGPSSLIIFGVTGDLSRKKVMPAIYDLANRGLLPPGFALVGFARREWEDQDFEQVVYEAVKQHARTPFDEDVWRQLKEGIRFVQGDFDDAEAFQLLKKTIDELDVERGTMGNHAFYLSIPPKFFPLVTEQLRDSGLADDTVDIHGEKPWRRVVIEKPFGSDLETARELNAVVETVFEPDSVFRIDHYLGKETVQNLLTLRFANQMYEPLWNSNYVDHVQITMAEDIGVAGRAGYYDGIGAARDVIQNHLLQLLALTAMEEPVSFKARDLRAEKEKVLSAVTIPADLAEGTARGQYSGGWQGGEKVLGFLEEAGMNPESVTETYAAIRLEIATRRWSGVPFYLRAGKRLGRRVTEIAVVFKRVPENVFGLGDGAELGQNALVIRVQPDEGVTLRFGSKVPGIGTQVRDVTMDFGYGHAFTEASPEAYERLILDVLLGDPPLFPRHEEVELSWKILDPIERFWAAQGQPEQYRPGTWGPHSADELMARDGRTWRRP